A window from Leptothermofonsia sichuanensis E412 encodes these proteins:
- a CDS encoding carbohydrate ABC transporter permease has protein sequence MKRTRYWRNIWMYLVLGAIAVVMLVPLVWLVSTSLKSPSENIFQYPPRLLPSQPTLENFVQVWQTNPFGRYLFNSTLVAVLTVCLNLLFCALAAYPLARLSFWGRGGIFIAIVCTIMIPFQIVMIPLYVLTVQLGLRNTYLGLIFPAIASAFGIFLLRQAFQGVPKELEEAARMDGCSELGLWWYVMIPSIRPALVTLAIFVFIGSWSDFLWPLIVLDRPEYYTLPLGVAQLAGQLNLDWRLVAAGSVISIVPIILFFMVMQRYVVPTEAGSGVKG, from the coding sequence ATGAAACGGACTCGATACTGGCGGAATATCTGGATGTACCTGGTGCTGGGGGCGATCGCGGTTGTCATGCTGGTTCCCCTGGTGTGGCTGGTCAGCACGTCGCTGAAGTCGCCCAGCGAAAATATCTTTCAATATCCTCCAAGGCTGTTACCCAGCCAGCCGACCCTGGAAAATTTTGTTCAGGTCTGGCAGACCAATCCCTTTGGGCGCTACCTGTTCAACAGTACGCTGGTGGCAGTCCTGACCGTCTGTTTAAATTTGCTGTTCTGTGCATTAGCTGCCTACCCTCTGGCTCGCCTAAGCTTTTGGGGACGAGGGGGAATTTTTATCGCGATTGTCTGCACCATTATGATTCCGTTTCAGATTGTGATGATTCCGTTGTACGTGTTGACTGTGCAATTGGGATTACGCAACACCTACCTGGGGCTGATTTTTCCAGCGATCGCCTCTGCATTTGGCATCTTTCTGCTGCGGCAGGCGTTTCAGGGGGTCCCAAAAGAACTGGAGGAAGCCGCCCGGATGGATGGCTGTTCAGAACTGGGGCTGTGGTGGTATGTCATGATTCCGTCGATTCGTCCTGCCCTGGTAACCCTGGCAATTTTTGTCTTCATCGGCTCCTGGAGTGATTTTCTATGGCCCCTGATTGTGCTGGATCGCCCGGAGTATTACACCCTGCCCCTGGGGGTGGCACAGTTGGCGGGGCAGTTAAACCTGGACTGGCGACTGGTTGCCGCGGGTTCAGTAATTTCGATTGTGCCAATTATTTTGTTTTTTATGGTGATGCAGCGCTATGTGGTACCGACCGAAGCAGGGAGTGGGGTAAAGGGTTAG
- a CDS encoding CPBP family intramembrane glutamic endopeptidase: protein MKIIFSRLSRYPAPVRLGVFLAGLLVLWLPLAGLIYLAIAQWGGSPDRVQNTASIATLLLLYGEFIWLIRQWGQHVYGRSDLLWRYGLEFTRRNGLEALTGVAVGLLSLFALFLTQGWLGWLVWKPPAPDLVRVILEGLLVSLGIGFAEELFFRGWLLGELEQDYPAVVALWSNAAIFAALHFIKPLEELRRTVITFPALLMLGATFVWAKRSRSNWEGGFYRGRLGLPMGLHAGLVWGYYIINVGQLVGYTGRVPAWVTGIDHNPLAGVMGFVFLCGLLWILRSLAQKKPLPGVD from the coding sequence TTGAAAATCATTTTTTCCAGGCTATCCCGGTATCCGGCTCCTGTGAGGCTGGGGGTTTTTTTAGCCGGATTACTGGTTCTGTGGCTGCCTCTGGCGGGTTTAATTTACCTTGCGATCGCCCAATGGGGCGGCTCTCCAGACCGTGTTCAAAACACTGCCAGTATCGCCACGCTGCTGCTCCTGTACGGGGAGTTCATCTGGCTGATACGGCAGTGGGGGCAGCATGTCTATGGACGCTCCGATTTGCTGTGGCGTTACGGTCTGGAGTTTACTCGCCGTAATGGGTTAGAGGCGTTGACAGGGGTGGCGGTCGGCTTGTTGAGTTTATTTGCCCTGTTCCTTACCCAGGGCTGGCTTGGCTGGCTGGTCTGGAAACCGCCTGCCCCCGATCTGGTGCGCGTGATTCTGGAAGGGTTGCTGGTGTCACTGGGCATTGGCTTTGCCGAAGAACTGTTCTTCCGGGGATGGCTCCTGGGTGAGTTGGAGCAGGATTACCCGGCGGTGGTTGCCCTCTGGAGCAATGCCGCGATTTTTGCTGCCCTGCATTTCATCAAACCGTTAGAAGAATTGCGGCGGACCGTGATCACGTTTCCAGCACTACTCATGCTGGGGGCAACCTTTGTCTGGGCAAAACGCTCCCGTAGCAACTGGGAAGGGGGATTCTATCGGGGACGATTGGGTCTACCGATGGGGCTTCATGCGGGTCTGGTCTGGGGCTACTACATCATTAATGTGGGGCAGTTAGTTGGGTATACTGGTCGCGTTCCTGCCTGGGTGACAGGCATTGATCACAATCCCCTGGCAGGTGTCATGGGTTTTGTCTTTCTCTGTGGCTTGTTATGGATTCTGCGATCGCTGGCACAAAAAAAACCGCTACCAGGGGTTGATTAA
- a CDS encoding PhoH family protein: MKKAFVLDTNVLLHDPSAMVRFKDNDVILPITIIEELDRFKKQPEMTGRNARQASRKLDELRQLGRLTEGVPINGGGSLRVALCHQETLKELPTELAHGNGDNMILAVALELQRQGFYPVVLVSKDTNLRIKADALGLAAEDYETDKVDVGGLYTGMAEIAVTVGQIDHLFKQGGITLDLPLFPNQALTLVNESNPSHTALAIVDGESGKIVPLTKIPHHGVSRIYPRNREQKFALDLLLRDSIQLVTLVGTAGTGKTLLAIAAGLQKVADEHLYSRLLISRPVVPMGRDIGYLPGDISEKLTPWMQPLYDNFDLILGTQESAGKPAHWRRGHEELIEQGLLQIEPLTYIRGRTIPKQFFVVDEAQNLTPHEVKTILTRAGENTKVVLTGDPDQIDNPYVDAASNGLTYIVEKFKGEPLAGHITLLKGERSSLAERAAALL, translated from the coding sequence ATGAAAAAAGCCTTTGTCCTCGATACCAATGTCCTTTTGCATGACCCATCGGCTATGGTGCGCTTTAAGGACAACGATGTAATTTTGCCAATTACTATCATCGAGGAACTGGATCGGTTCAAAAAACAGCCTGAAATGACTGGACGGAATGCCCGCCAGGCCTCACGTAAGCTGGACGAACTGCGGCAGTTGGGACGGCTCACCGAGGGGGTACCAATTAATGGTGGTGGCAGTTTACGAGTCGCCCTCTGCCATCAAGAAACGCTGAAGGAACTGCCTACTGAACTCGCTCACGGGAACGGCGACAACATGATTCTGGCGGTTGCCCTGGAACTCCAGCGCCAGGGATTCTATCCAGTTGTGCTGGTCAGCAAAGATACCAATCTGCGCATTAAAGCAGATGCGTTGGGGCTGGCGGCTGAGGATTACGAAACTGACAAAGTAGATGTTGGAGGGCTGTATACGGGCATGGCAGAGATTGCAGTCACTGTCGGGCAGATTGATCACCTGTTCAAACAGGGGGGAATTACGCTGGATCTGCCGCTTTTCCCCAATCAGGCATTAACCCTGGTGAATGAGTCCAATCCTTCCCACACAGCGCTGGCAATTGTCGATGGTGAGAGTGGCAAGATTGTTCCGCTGACTAAAATTCCCCACCACGGTGTTTCTCGCATTTATCCACGCAACCGGGAGCAGAAGTTTGCCCTTGATTTGCTATTGCGAGACTCCATCCAACTGGTCACACTGGTGGGCACTGCCGGGACAGGGAAAACCCTGCTGGCGATCGCGGCTGGACTCCAGAAAGTCGCAGATGAGCACCTTTACAGTCGGTTGTTGATTTCCCGACCCGTGGTGCCAATGGGGCGGGATATTGGTTATCTGCCAGGGGACATTAGCGAAAAACTGACACCCTGGATGCAACCCCTCTACGATAACTTTGATCTGATCCTGGGAACCCAGGAATCTGCCGGTAAACCTGCCCACTGGCGACGGGGCCATGAGGAGTTGATTGAACAGGGGTTGCTACAGATTGAACCATTGACCTATATCCGTGGGCGCACAATCCCCAAGCAATTTTTTGTGGTGGATGAAGCCCAAAACCTCACGCCCCATGAGGTGAAGACAATCCTCACCCGTGCTGGAGAAAACACCAAAGTTGTCCTGACTGGCGACCCTGATCAGATTGACAATCCCTATGTGGATGCTGCCAGCAATGGGCTGACTTACATTGTCGAGAAGTTTAAAGGGGAACCCCTGGCAGGGCATATTACGTTGCTGAAGGGGGAGCGTTCCAGTCTGGCAGAGCGGGCAGCCGCCCTGCTTTAA